The Primulina huaijiensis isolate GDHJ02 chromosome 6, ASM1229523v2, whole genome shotgun sequence genomic sequence GGTTGGTCTTAATAAAGTTGCATAAATATGTGGAAATGCTGAGCAAAACGTCTGAATCTGCTTATTATGATAAAAACCTTCTGCCTATGATGATGTAATGCTGTGCGTAGAGTAATGAAACTCTTAGAATATATTCGTTATGAATAACTTGTTTCAGAGGCGTGTATTCGTAACAGCATGCATTGATCCTCATAAATTGCTTTTAATTTGTACAGGGGGCATATCCAGTTCGGTCAGTTGAAAGCCCATTATCTTCTAGCTCTTTAAAAAATTGCTCCATGATATCATCGGTTAATTGTCAGCCTTCTGGTCTGAGAATTGATGAGAGTTTATCACCTGCATCTCTTGATTCTGCTGTCGCAGAGAGGGATGTGAACCTTCGTAATTGTGCATTTGCAAGTGCCTTACCTTCTTCTGAATCTTTGGAGTCCAGAAAGGTAAATTATAATTCCTTTTCCTCCTCCATTCTTATGGTGAAAGTCTGTGGCACTTGAGCTCTGTACAGAGGAAACATGTTGACCTGTTAATGCCTCCTTATACTTCTAAGGAATAATTGATGATTGAATCACTTGGTCCTTGATGCAAGTAGCTGGTAATATCAGATGTCCTGAATGAGGACAGCATACCTGTGGATCCATTTCAACTCGATGATGACACATCACTGATTACTGAATAGCAAACAACTTATCATGTACTCTGCACAGGTCACAAGACTCACAACTGCTTCCGTGCCCCTCTCAATTGCCTCAACATTTTAAGGGCTGAGGGTTGCAGTTTAGAACCCTTCTTCCTGCCaatgttatttttgttattgtttGGAGTGAATTGCATCTTTTTGGATGGAAAAGAtgcaaataaattttgattccCTGTCTCTATCTGTTTAAagtttatttgtcaactcagaTTCACTACCCTACTGTCTGCAGTTCTAGATTCTAATGCACCAAACACATGATGATGGGTGTacatgtttatatttattttgtatggaTTCTTAAAACACTTGATGTTTGAACTTCATTCTCAATGCATTTCCTGGAGgagaaatttaatatataattcttTGCATCATGGTGACATTCATGCAGCTTGTGCAAGAGGTTGTCTATGAGGAGCATGGGAATGGTCCTTCTGGAACCTCCTTTATCCCTGTGTATGTGAAGCTTTCTGTAAGTGCTCGATTTACTCCATTTTTTTGCAGCATTTCCGTAACTGCCTTGTATTGCTGTGATTTCTTCCCTTTGTCCACCCAATGAAAATTGATCTATTCAGTGTTTTTTTATTCTGGCAGACTGGGTTGATCAATAATTATTGCCAGCTGATGGATCCTGAAGGTATTAAGGAGGAGATACATTATTTGAAGTCTTTGTGTGTTGATGGTGTTGTTGTAGATTGCTGGTGGGGCATTGTGGAAGGGTGGACACCTCAAAAATATGAATGGGCAGGATACAGGGAACTTTTTAACATTATCCAGGAATTTGGGATGAAATTGCAGGTGATAAGAATTTGAGTCTTGATATTTGTCGTAATTCTAAGCTGTTTATTTGTTACAAACTAAAAATTCTCAGAATCCTTGAAACTGTTGTGGACTTGAGTAACTTAACTCTTCCGGTTGAATCAAAACATCTTTTAAATTGAAGTCAATTGTGATTGACTTTTTGACATGTGGATCTAACAATGGTTTTCCAAGGAGTTGCTCAAAGAATGTTCTCCCCAAATTTTATCTTGATGAAACTTTTTGTTAAATCTACTTCTGAAGGTGGTAATGGCATTTCATGAACATGGAGGATATGGTTCTGGGTTCATATCCCTGCCTCAATGGATTTTGGAGATTGGAAAAATCAATCAAGATATATTCTTCACAGATCGTGAAGGCAGGAGAAATACTGAGTGCCTTTCATGGGGAATCGACAAGAAAAGAGTATTGAGGGGAAGAACTGGCATAGAGGTATTCAGAtattaaaattctcatgtttCACCAAGTCAACTTGGTCTCATTATGTGTACATTTGAAGTATTTCCTTAGAAAGCTTTGTGCATTTGTAATTTATCATTCACTTTGCCCCTTTGTTTTTGCTGGGTACAGTCTGACAGTTTTGCATTAAAATTGTTCCGAGTATGTTGTGCATAACTTTGTCTGGACAATAGTGCAGTTGCCCACCAGCTATGTGGTTTATGTGGCTTGAGGTTTAACACAGTTAATTTTTAGTGGCTGCCTGATACTTAAGGTTTTAGTATTGCTATAATTGCAGGTGTATTATGATTTCATGAGAAGCTTTCGAacagaatttgatgatttattcATTAAAGGCCTCATATCTGCCGTTGAAATTGGGGTAGGACCCTCGGGGGAGCTGAAGTACCCTTCGTTTTCAGAGAGGATGGGTTGGAGATATCCTGGTATTGGTGAGTTTCAGGTATCTGGTATATCTCAGTGTCTTATTTTATTTCCATATATTGTTTAGTTGGATGCTTTGAAAAGATTAGAGCCAATTTAGGCAAAATTGTTCTGTAAGTATAGTACCATAAAAATGTACTCTCTTTTTagttttggggaaaaaaatgaGATGCGTTCAGaatgttttgaaattaaggtTCATCTCACGTTTgatgaatatttaaatgttttcaaATTGATTGGCTGGATAATTTGTTTGTCACCTTTGGATTCGTGGGTGCTCTGTATGTACCCCAAGCATTACATGTGTTATGGTGAAATTGACCAGATTTTTACTGTCTCGTATATCTTTACATTTCAGTGTTATGATAAATATTCTCTACAAGATCTTGGAAAAGCTGCAACACTCCGGGGACACACTGTTTGGGCAAGGGGACCAGAAAATGCTGGTTATTATAATTCTAAGCCACAGGAAACGGGTTTCTTTGGTGAAAATGGTGATTATGATAGCTACTATGGACGCTTCTTCCTCCAATGGTATTCTCAGGTTTTATTGGATCATGCTGATATTGTTCTATCCCTAGCACGCCTTGCATTTGAGGAAATACAAATTGTTGTCAAGGTTACTATCCTGCCTCCgcttgcttttttttttccgtctctctgtataatttttttggtctagaaaattaacaaattttatcaTCTAGATTCCAGCTGTTTTCTGGTGGTGCAAGACAACAAGCCATGCTGCAGAGCTCACTGCTGGGTACTATAACTGTGCCAACCGGGATGGATATTCTCGGGTGTTTGACATGCTGAAAAAGCACGCTGTGACAATGAATTTTGTAGTCTCAGGAGCACTGGCTTCGTGTAATGAAATAGAAGAGGCATCGTCAGACCATGAAGGCTTGAGTTGGCAGGTTGGTAGCATTCATGGTACCAATATATTAGTTCTAATGAAAATTTCCAAGTTCTGGAATGATCGGGCCGGGCCGTAGGACCATTGTTATAACTTTTCATAATCAACGTGTTTTTATGCCTATTGTAATCGCAGATTCTCAACTCAGCTTGGGACCAAGGGCTCAGTGTTGCTGGTCAGAACGCGCAACCATGTTATGATAAAGAAGGATTCACGAGACTGGTTGAGACTGCGAAACCAAGAAACCATCCTGATGGCCGccacttttctttcttttcatttCAGCAACATTCGCCTCTGTTTCAAAGAACTGCATGCTTCACAAAAATTGAATGCTTCATTAAAAGGATGCACGGTGAGCTTTCCTGAACTATATGCGATGAGAGTATACACTGTATACTTGAGTATTGGTATGTATCGCATTTGCAGTTCTGTCTACCATTGCTGAAATCTGATTTGTAATTTACCTGATTCA encodes the following:
- the LOC140979959 gene encoding beta-amylase 8, whose product is MISSVNCQPSGLRIDESLSPASLDSAVAERDVNLRNCAFASALPSSESLESRKLVQEVVYEEHGNGPSGTSFIPVYVKLSTGLINNYCQLMDPEGIKEEIHYLKSLCVDGVVVDCWWGIVEGWTPQKYEWAGYRELFNIIQEFGMKLQVVMAFHEHGGYGSGFISLPQWILEIGKINQDIFFTDREGRRNTECLSWGIDKKRVLRGRTGIEVYYDFMRSFRTEFDDLFIKGLISAVEIGVGPSGELKYPSFSERMGWRYPGIGEFQCYDKYSLQDLGKAATLRGHTVWARGPENAGYYNSKPQETGFFGENGDYDSYYGRFFLQWYSQVLLDHADIVLSLARLAFEEIQIVVKIPAVFWWCKTTSHAAELTAGYYNCANRDGYSRVFDMLKKHAVTMNFVVSGALASCNEIEEASSDHEGLSWQILNSAWDQGLSVAGQNAQPCYDKEGFTRLVETAKPRNHPDGRHFSFFSFQQHSPLFQRTACFTKIECFIKRMHGELS